In Haematobia irritans isolate KBUSLIRL chromosome 1, ASM5000362v1, whole genome shotgun sequence, a genomic segment contains:
- the ohgt gene encoding E3 ubiquitin ligase component cereblon: protein MDIDEQTEPSDDTNIRSETSVVEGVDGARGIEETDETRRRNESIDEDNLLIEEHGINPNYPRVLVRRISLSSAVEENSGSGMEKQNANAEPHPMETSTTTRDQSQIPTSNRSRGISSPSLDTTENAQHTDQTTGNETNQNMNDDLSMVQNPTNNETVDLNNSTNEDRQHDQIAEVGIDPSYPIVLVRRLSLNEIPGNHDSMTASNPQDILEGAEDVEDNAMDSASDSTVSSNPPHDDDQQQQIEDAGIDPNYPRVLVQRVSLPANDDDSPVVERANAEENSLDDEDIPANVLDLFHIDRAEDSNDEVRAPAEAEEEEEEEEDVDDDLESWSEADESVITENPNLREFNNQFVVIRNMIAQTRRSMAEAEANFGPSEILPRNMLMQRFRRILFILNNRRRRLIRLGMNTLDEENPEGEANAEMEAANDDQPLEQDMNDGTAENDEDNMTMEQEEEMTENAVRFDTDLPAEHSYLGSNMNRVSGVNYLDAGQYIKLRLFIHQHVLFPGEVLPFMVDSSTTIIEGDADEQNGILFGVCFPSLTNNNAATNTNGKNELYGVTCQIYELGTDDRGNTLIKSRALQRFVTQMNDLTVPLEYINSHPRMKCTGFVKILPDIYLPEPLKTMNMGSMNRFRDNPSMQITYRRFQAATTPWPVHVYEAHNMTTIIEKARTQLAQHKIDTMPQDPTQLSYWLVRNLHLPEKMLKSVFLANTVNTRLKLIASTFKEESVFNCRSCGTHIANCRELFAMSKHGVQSQYCNSAGYIHETNTVYQVNRQNILYNGSPSTEFSWFPGYQWHIIVCKICEHHLGWEFKAVEPNLIPKQFFGISSGSVRIRSANERNELTQRENAFYNFIRLMNAGVNID from the exons ATGGATATCGATGAACAAACGGAACCCAGTGATG ATACCAACATACGTTCAGAAACATCGGTCGTTGAGGGTGTTGATGGGGCAAGAGGAATAGAAGAAACCGATGAAACAAGACGTAGAAATGAGTCTATTGATGAGGACAATCTGTTGATCGAAGAACATGGAATAAATCCGAATTATCCAAGAGTATTGGTTAGACGCATTTCCCTGTCTTCAGCCGTTGAGGAAAACAGTGGGTCTGGTATGGAAAAACAAAATGCCAATGCAGAGCCTCACCCTATGGAAacttcaacaacaacaagagaTCAATCGCAAATACCTACTTCAAATCGTTCTAGAGGAATCTCATCGCCCTCATTAGACACAACAGAAAACGCCCAACACACTGATCAGACTACAGGAAATGAAACTAATCAAAATATGAATGATGATTTGTCTATGGTTCAAAATCCAACAAATAATGAGACAGTTGATTTAAATAATAGCACAAACGAGGATCGACAACATGACCAAATTGCCGAAGTTGGTATCGATCCCAGTTATCCAATAGTCCTTGTAAGACGTTTGTCATTAAATGAGATACCAGGAAACCATGATTCTATGACCGCTAGTAATCCTCAAGACATATTGGAAGGAGCTGAGGATGTTGAGGATAACGCAATGGATTCGGCTTCTGACTCAACAGTTTCATCTAATCCTCCACATGATGAcgatcaacaacaacaaatcgaaGATGCTGGTATCGATCCAAATTACCCTCGCGTTTTAGTCCAACGTGTTTCATTGCCTGCAAACGATGACGATTCTCCGGTAGTAGAACGGGCTAATgctgaagaaaattctctagacGATGAGGATATTCCAGCAAATGTTTTAGATCTCTTTCATATTGACCGTGCCGAGGATAGTAATGATGAAGTTAGGGCGCCCGCAGAGGCCGaagaggaggaggaggaggaggaagATGTTGATGACGACTTAGAGTCATGGTCCGAAGCCGACGAATCGGTCATAACAGAAAATCCAAATTTACGAGAATTTAACAACCAATTTGTCGTTATTCGCAATATGATAGCCCAGACTAGGCGTAGCATGGCAGAAGCTGAGGCAAATTTTGGCCCATCTGAAATACTGCCACGAAATATGTTGATGCAACGTTTCcgtcgtattttatttattttgaataatCGTCGAAGACGACTTATACGACTGGGAATGAATACCCTGGATGAGGAAAATCCAGAAGGTGAGGCAAACGCCGAAATGGAAGCTGCCAACGACGACCAGCCATTGGAGCAGGATATGAATGATGGAactgctgaaaatgatgaggaCAATATGACCATGGAACAAGAAGAGGAAATGACTGAAAATGCTGTTCGTTTTGACACGGACCTTCCAGCGGAACATTCATATTTGGGATCAAATATGAATCGAGTGTCTGGTGTGAATTACCTAGATGCTGGACAATATATAAAGTTACGCCTATTTATACACCAGCATGTTTTATTTCCCGGTGAAGTTTTACCTTTTATGGTTGATAGTTCAACAACCATTATAGAAGGTGATGCTGATGAACAAAATGGTATACTCTTTGGAGTATGTTTTCCATCATTGACCAACAATAATGCAGCTACTAACACCAATGGAAAGAATGAATTGTATGGTGTCACTTGCCAAATTTACGAATTAGGTACTGATGATCGTGGAAATACTTTGATTAAATCAAGAGCCCTGCAAAGATTTGTAACCCAGATGAATGATTTGACTGT TCCACTTGAATATATCAACTCCCATCCTCGCATGAAATGTActggttttgtgaaaattctaccaGATATTTATCTGCCGGAGCCATTAAAAACCATGAATATGGGCTCCATGAACCGATTTCGTGATAATCCTTCTATGCAAATAACCTACCGACGTTTTCAAGCTGCAACCACACCTTGGCCTGTCCATGTTTATGAAGCTCATAACATGACAACAATTATTGAAAAGGCTCGCACACAATTGGCTCAACATAAAATCGATACAATGCCACAGGATCCCACACAATTATCATATTGGCTTGTGCGAAATTTACATTTACCCGAAAAGATGTTGAAATCGGTATTCTTGGCAAATACAGTAAATACCCGTCTTAAATTAATAGCTAGTACATTTAAAGAA GAATCAGTGTTTAATTGTCGTAGTTGTGGCACACATATTGCTAATTGTCGTGAACTATTTGCAATGTCTAAGCATGGAGTTCAATCGCAATACTGTAATTCTG cTGGCTATATTCATGAAACCAATACTGTATATCAGGTtaatcgacaaaatattctatataatggCTCTCCTTCTACGGAATTCAGTTGGTTTCCAGG